CACGGTGACGACGCTGATGTTCAACTTTTCCGCGCTGCCGGAACTGGTCAAACCTTTCGTTTTCCTTTTCTCCATCCTCTGCGCCGGAGCGGCCGCCGGGGTTTTCGGGTACCTGACGGGCAAGCCCTCCCTCCGACTGAAGGGAGATTACCTGGCCATCGTCACCCTGGCCTTCGGGGAGGTCATCCGGGCGGTGATACGTCTCATCCCCCACGTGGGCGGGCCGAGAGGCTTTTCCGGAATCCCGCGTTACAGCAATCTTGCGTGGATTCTGACCTTTTTCACCCTGACGGTATGGGTGCTCCGGAACTATACGGGCTCCAGCTTCGGCCGCGCCTGCATTTCCTGCCGTGAGGACGAACTGGCGGCGGAAACCATGGGGATCGACACCACGCGTTACAAGGTGCAGGCCTTCATGATCGGAGCCATCATATCCGGCGTCGCCGGGGCCCTGCTGGCCCACGTGCTGGCTTACCTGCACCCGGATCAGTTCAGCTACCTGCGTTCCATCGACTTTCTCGTCTACCTGTACGCGGGAGGCGCGGGCACCATCACCGGATCCATTCTGGGAGCGGTGATTCTCACGATTCTGCCGGAGATGCTGCGTTTCCTTTCGGGATGGCGTCTCGTGATCTACGGTCTGGCCCTCGTTCTCATGATGCTTTACCGGCCCGGCGGCCTCAGCGGGGGAAAGGAACTGCCCTTCCTGACCCTGAAGGTCCGCTCCACCCTGAGGGGGGCTGAAAAATGACCGAACGCCATAACCCGACCCCGCTGCTGGAAGTGGAAAATCTGGGCATTCATTTCGGAGGGCTTCAGGCGGTCGCCGGTTTCGGCCTTCTCATGA
This DNA window, taken from Synergistaceae bacterium, encodes the following:
- a CDS encoding branched-chain amino acid ABC transporter permease — encoded protein: MQRLKSCLPLFGVVAFYLFVTGLRSGGYIKAYYVQVLMFAFINAMVTMGLNLVNGVSGQFSIGQAGFVAIGAYASATVTTLMFNFSALPELVKPFVFLFSILCAGAAAGVFGYLTGKPSLRLKGDYLAIVTLAFGEVIRAVIRLIPHVGGPRGFSGIPRYSNLAWILTFFTLTVWVLRNYTGSSFGRACISCREDELAAETMGIDTTRYKVQAFMIGAIISGVAGALLAHVLAYLHPDQFSYLRSIDFLVYLYAGGAGTITGSILGAVILTILPEMLRFLSGWRLVIYGLALVLMMLYRPGGLSGGKELPFLTLKVRSTLRGAEK